CGATTATCGACGATTTCGATCGTGCGCTGGCCGATGCCTATCGCCAGCTGAGAGAATTACTGGCCACCTTCCGTCTCAATATTCAGGAGGCGGACCTGAACGCCGCGCTGGAGCAGCTGTTGCAGCCATTAAAGGCTCTAACCACCGCGCGGATTCAGTTACACTGTCGGCTGCCCTCACAGGCGCTCAACGCCCAGCAGCAGGTGCACGCACTGCAGATCGTGCGCGAGGCGGTGCTCAATGCCGTCAAGCACGCCGGGGCGAACGAAATAACCCTGCATTGTGAAGTCAACGCCGCAGGCGACAACGTATTCAGCATTATCGACGACGGTTGCGGCATTGCCAGTCTGGAGGAACCGGAGGGGCATTACGGCTTGACCATCATGAGCGAACGCGCAGCGCGACTGGGAGGAACGCTGCACATCCGGCGCAGAAGCGGCGGCGGCACGGCCGTCTGCCTGACATTCCCGCCCTGAACTGGCGGTTGTTCACTCTACGTTACGGTTGTCGCCGGGCAGAAGGCCGCCCGGGGAGGTTTGCGGCGCAGATTGCCGCTATTTTTGAAGAGACAGTCCCACTGTGAAGCACGCCCCAGGGCGCGTTTGAGTGGCTTTATTTGCTACAGGGAGCATATTTCATGGTGATGAAGCAATACCGAGTCATGATCGTTGACGATCATCCGTTGATGCGGCGCGGCATCAAACAACTGCTGGGACTGGATGCGCGATTTGGCGTAGTGGCAGAGGCCGGCAACGGCAGTGAGGCGGTTGCGCTGGCATTGCAGCACACGCCGGACGTGATCTTGTTGGATCTGAACATGAAGGGCATGTCCGGGCTGGATACGCTGCGGGCTCTGCGCGACGAAGGCGTGGACGCGCGCATCATCGTGCTGACGGTTTCCGACGCGCGCAGCGATCTGTATGCGCTGATCGACGCCGGCGCCGACGGCTATCTGCTGAAAGACAGCGAACCGGAGCAGCTGCTGGAACACATCAGTACCGCCGCAGAGGGGCAAAACGTGATCAGCGACGCCATGGCCGACTATTTGCTGGCGCGCGGCGAGCAACGCGATCCCTTCGCCGCCTTGACCGAACGCGAGCTGGACGTTTTGCAAGAGGTGGCGCGCGGCCTGTCCAACAAACAGGTGGCGGCGCAGTTGCATATCTCTGAAGAAACCGTGAAGGTGCACATCCGCAACATACTGCGCAAGCTGGACGTGCGTTCTCGCGTGGCGGCGACGGTGATGTACCTGGAGCACAAAAGCCAATAATCGCCCGCCCCGGCCGATGCGCCGGGGCTGCTTACTCGATGGCGCTGAGCAACGCCTGATGATGCTGGTGCACCCAGCTCTTGTTGAACGGCCCCCAGCTTTCCAACTGATAGAAACCGTCGTTGTTGCGCACGCCTTGCTGCACGAACTGCAGCTCTACGCCCATGCCGGGCAGCGCCTTCAGCACATCCTGCAACGTGCGGCGCGGCCAACCGGTCAGCGCCATCAATCGCGGCACGTTCGGCCGTTCACTGTGGCTGATCAGCCAGCACAAATAAAGCCGACGGGCAAATACCGGGTTAATTCCCATGCCAAGCTCCTGCTAAGGTGAGTCCAGTTTTTACTTTCCGGTTCCCTGCGGCAAAGAAATACGCAAGGCCTTTGATAGTAATAAAAATGTCTTAATAGCGTACAATTGCCGGCGCCAGTGCACCCACGCCGTTTTCCGCTACCGTTATTTACACTATCTCCTTTTTTTCTCCACGCTTTCCTCGACTATCCCGAGTAAAGTGCAATAGCGCCGGAATCCTTCCCTGCCGCTGAAATGCATAATTCTGATGCGTTTTAAAGATAGAACAAGTCATAACGAGGTTCGCGCTGCATGGCCAATTTTTTTATTGATCGCCCGATTTTCGCCTGGGTGCTGGCAATTATTCTTTGCCTGACCGGAGCGTTGGCGATTTTTTCTTTACCGGTAGAACAATACCCGAATTTGGCGCCGCCGAACGTGCGCATCAGCGCAACTTACCCAGGTGCTTCGGCGCAAACGCTGGAAAACACCGTCACACAGATCATTGAACAGAATATGACCGGCCTCGACAACATGATGTATATGTCGTCGCAGAGCACCAATACCGGCCAAGCGACCGTCACGCTGACGTTCGAAGCCGGCACCGATCCCAACGAGGCGATGCAGCAGGTGCAAAACCAGCTGCAAGCAGCGATTAAACGCCTGCCGCAGGCGGTGCAGAACCAGGGGGTTACGGTCTCGAAATCCGGCGACACCACGCTGATGATGGTGGCGTTCGTCTCCACCGACAACAGCATGGACAAGCAGGACATCGCCGATTACATCGTCTCCAACCTGCAGGACCCGCTCAGCCGCATCAACGGCGTCGGCAGCATGGACGTATACGGCTCGCAATACGCCATGCGCATCTGGCTCGATCCCAACAAGCTCAACAGCTACCAGCTCACGACCCAAGACGTGGTCAAGGCCATTCAGTCGCAGAACGCCCAAGTGGCGGTCGGCCAGCTGGGCGGCACCCCGTCGGTCGACAAGCAGGCGCTGAACGCCACCATCAACGCTCAATCGCAGCTCCAGACGCCGGAACAGTTCCGTCAGATCACCCTGCGGGTCAATCAGGACGGCTCGCTGGTGACGCTGGGCAACGTCGCCACCGTCGAACTGGGCGGCGAAAACTACAACTACCTCAGCCGTTACAACGGCATGCAGGCCGCGGGCATGAACATCAAGCTGGCCTCCGGCGCCAACGAACTGCAGACCGACCAGCTGGTGAAGGACAAGATCGCCGAGCTGTCGCAATACTTCCCGCATGGGCTGGAGGCCAAAGTGGCCTATGAAACCACCCCGTTCGTCAAAGCCTCGATCAAAGACGTGGTGAAAACGCTGCTGGAAGCCATCCTGCTGGTGTTCCTGGTGATGTACCTGTTTCTGCAGAACTTCCGCGCCACGTTGATCCCCACCATCGCCGTGCCGGTGGTGCTGATGGGCACCTTCGCCATCCTTTCCGCCTGCGGCTTCAGTATCAACACCCTCACCATGTTCGCCATGGTGCTGGCGATCGGTCTGCTGGTGGATGACGCCATCGTGGTGGTGGAAAATGTCGAACGCGTGATGAGTGAGGAAGGGCTGCCACCGCGTGAGGCCACGCGCAAATCCATGGGGCAGATCCAGAGCGCGCTGGTCGGCATCGCCCTGGTGCTGTCGGCGGTGTTCGTGCCGATGGCGTTCTTCGGCGGCACCACCGGTGCCATCTATCGCCAGTTCTCCATCACCATCGTCTCCGCCATGGTGCTGTCGGTGCTGGTGGCAATGATCCTGACCCCGGCCCTGTGCGCCACGCTGCTCAAACCGATCGCCAAAGGGCACCATCAAGGCAAACGCGGATTCTTCGGCTGGTTCAACCGCATGT
The sequence above is drawn from the Serratia sp. FDAARGOS_506 genome and encodes:
- a CDS encoding response regulator; translation: MVMKQYRVMIVDDHPLMRRGIKQLLGLDARFGVVAEAGNGSEAVALALQHTPDVILLDLNMKGMSGLDTLRALRDEGVDARIIVLTVSDARSDLYALIDAGADGYLLKDSEPEQLLEHISTAAEGQNVISDAMADYLLARGEQRDPFAALTERELDVLQEVARGLSNKQVAAQLHISEETVKVHIRNILRKLDVRSRVAATVMYLEHKSQ
- a CDS encoding helix-turn-helix domain-containing protein; this translates as MGINPVFARRLYLCWLISHSERPNVPRLMALTGWPRRTLQDVLKALPGMGVELQFVQQGVRNNDGFYQLESWGPFNKSWVHQHHQALLSAIE